A single region of the Pelobates fuscus isolate aPelFus1 chromosome 4, aPelFus1.pri, whole genome shotgun sequence genome encodes:
- the LOC134608377 gene encoding gastrula zinc finger protein XlCGF17.1-like, giving the protein MPFSCFVCGKCFLTKSDFIIHQRTHTNKKPFSCSECGKCFGTKSELMAHQRTHTGEKPFSCSECGKCFGTKSVLVRHKRTHTGEKPFSCSECGKCFGTKSGLMVHQRTHTGEKPFSCSECGKCFGTKSDLISHLRTHTGEKPFSCSECGKCFSQHSQRVKHQRTHTGEKPFSCSECGKCFAFKSNLARHKRTHTLEKLFSCSECGKCFGTISGLMAHQRTHTGEKPFSCSECVKCFGTKSELISHLRTHTGEKPFSCSECGKGFGSKSELFSHLKTHTGEKPFSCSECGKCFSQHSYLVVHHRTHTGEKPFSCSECGKCFAFKSNLVRHKITHTGEKPSCSECAICIVNNPELIRNQRTYTK; this is encoded by the coding sequence ATGCCATTCTCATGTTTTGTATGCGGGAAATGTTTTTTAACTAAATCAGATTTTATTATACATCAAAGAACTCACACAAACAAGAAGCCGttctcctgttctgaatgtggaaaatgttttggaacTAAATCAGAACTTATggcacatcagagaactcacacaggagaaaagccgttctcctgttctgaatgtgggaaatgttttggaaCTAAATCGGTCCTTGTTAGACataagagaactcacacaggagagaagccattctcctgttctgaatgtggCAAATGTTTTGGAACTAAATCAGGACTTATGGTACATcaaagaactcacacaggagagaagccgttctcctgttctgaatgtggaaaatgttttggaacTAAATCAGACCTTATTTCACAtttgagaactcacacaggagagaagccgttctcatgttctgaatgtgggaaatgttttagccagCATTCACAACGTGTtaaacatcagagaactcacacaggagagaagccgttctcatgttctgaatgtgggaaatgttttgcctTTAAATCAAACCTTGCTAGACATAAGAGAACTCACACATTAGAGAAGCTGttctcctgttctgaatgtgggaaatgttttggaaCTATATCAGGACTTATggcacatcagagaactcacacaggagagaagccgttctcctgttctgaatgtgTGAAATGTTTTGGAACTAAATCAGAACTTATTTCACAtttgagaactcacacaggagagaagccgttctcctgttctgaatgtgggaaaggtTTTGGAAGTAAATCAGAACTTTTTTCACATTTGAAAACTCACACGGGAGAGaagccgttctcatgttctgaatgtgggaaatgttttagccagCATTCATACCTTGTTGTACATcatagaactcacacaggagagaagccgttctcctgttctgaatgtgggaaatgttttgcctTTAAATCAAACCTTGTTAGACATAAGattactcacacaggagagaagccgtcCTGTTCTGAATGTGCGATATGTATTGTCAATAATCCAGAGCTTATTAGAAATCAGAGAACTTACACAAAATAG